One part of the Schistocerca piceifrons isolate TAMUIC-IGC-003096 chromosome 7, iqSchPice1.1, whole genome shotgun sequence genome encodes these proteins:
- the LOC124805669 gene encoding leucine-rich repeat extensin-like protein 5: MHGSYPITGEEQPLPPALPPPPSPSPLLPRTTQGVENIAAEEKPLPLTTAGGGDIVADEEPPSPTTLDSGKISYFDELLAPTISAGSCNYFCEEPPLPTTLCGAEPLPPTVLGSGDTDAPVDPLPPTTPGTGNVIADDEPPSPTTLDSGKISYFDELLAPTISAGSCNYLCEEPPLPTTLCGAANIIADETLLPTILGICDASGNEEPLPPTILSSGDADAPVDPLPPTTPGTGNVIADDEPPSPTTLDSGKVSYFDELLAPTISAGSCNYLCEEPPLPTTLCGAANIIADETLLPTILGICDASGNEEPLPPTVLSSGDADAPVDPLPPTTPGTGNVIADGEPPSPTTLDGGEISYFDELLEPTISAGSCNYLCEEPPLPTTLSGAANTVEDETPLCTILGSCETTGYEEQPPLTIFGGSKTTPEVSLLVPLVDVTPSPLQGVLLTGPPRKQAFPNLCTKKKASNPPLCLRGPPPFTAFRNKK; encoded by the coding sequence ATGCACGGCAGCTACCCCATCACTGGTGAAGAGCAGCCATTGCCGCCTGCACTGCCACCGCCGCCATCGCCGTCGCCACTGCTGCCTCGAACCACCCAAGGCGTTGAGAACATCGCTGCTGAAGAGAAACCGCTGCCGCTCACCACCGCAGGCGGCGGTGACATCGTAGCTGATGAAGAGCCACCGTCCCCCACTACCTTGGACAGTGGCAAGATCAGTTATTTCGATGAGCTGCTGGCTCCCACCATCTCTGCTGGCAGCTGCAACTACTTTTGTGAAGAGCCGCCGCTTCCGACCACCTTGTGCGGTGCTGAGCCGTTGCCTCCCACCGTCCTTGGCAGCGGTGACACTGATGCCCCTGTTGACCCACTGCCACCCACCACCCCAGGCACTGGTAATGTCATAGCTGATGACGAGCCACCATCCCCCACTACCTTGGACAGTGGCAAGATCAGTTATTTCGATGAGCTGCTGGCACCCACCATCTCTGCTGGCAGCTGCAACTACCTTTGTGAAGAGCCGCCGCTTCCGACCACCTTGTGCGGTGCTGCTAACATCATTGCAGATGAGACACTGCTCCCCACCATCTTGGGGATATGTGATGCAAGTGGTAATGAAGAGCCGTTGCCTCCCACCATCCTTAGCAGCGGTGACGCTGATGCCCCTGTTGACCCACTGCCACCCACCACCCCAGGCACTGGTAATGTCATAGCTGATGACGAGCCACCATCCCCCACTACCTTGGACAGTGGCAAGGTCAGTTATTTCGATGAGCTGCTGGCACCCACCATCTCTGCTGGCAGCTGCAACTACCTTTGTGAAGAGCCGCCGCTTCCGACCACCTTGTGCGGTGCTGCTAACATCATTGCAGATGAGACACTGCTCCCCACCATCTTGGGGATATGTGATGCAAGTGGTAATGAAGAGCCGTTGCCTCCCACCGTCCTTAGCAGCGGTGACGCTGATGCCCCTGTTGACCCACTGCCACCCACCACCCCAGGCACTGGAAACGTCATAGCTGATGGCGAGCCACCATCCCCCACTACCTTGGACGGTGGCGAGATCAGTTATTTCGATGAGCTGCTGGAACCCACCATCTCTGCTGGCAGCTGCAATTACCTTTGTGAAGAGCCGCCGCTTCCGACCACCTTGAGCGGCGCTGCTAACACCGTCGAAGACGAGACACCTCTCTGCACCATCTTGGGGAGCTGTGAAACAACTGGTTATGAAGAGCAGCCGCCCCTCACCATCTTTGGCGGCAGCAAGACCACCCCTGAAGTATCTCTGTTGGTGCCTTTAGTGGATGTTACACCATCGCCCCTACAGGGCGTGCTTCTCACTGGCCCTCCCAGAAAGCAGGCCTTCCCTAatctttgcacaaagaaaaaagcaTCTAATCCGCCTCTTTGTCTTCGTGGGCCTCCACCTTTCACTGCCTTTAGGAACAAAAAGTAA